CCCGGCCTCGAGCGGCTGCGGTTCACCTCCCCGCACCCGGCGGCGTTCACCGACGACGTCATCGCGGCTATGGCGGAGACGCCCGCCGTCATGCCGAGCCTGCACATGCCCCTGCAGTCCGGCTCCGACCGGATCCTGCGGGCGATGCGGCGGTCCTACCGGTCGGAGAAGTTCCTGGGCATCCTCGACCGGGTCCGCGAGCGGATGCCGCACGCCGCGATCACGACCGACATCATCGTCGGGTTCCCGGGGGAGACCGAGGAGGACTTCGCGGAGACGCTGCGGGTCGTCGAGGCGTCCCGGTTCTCGTCCGCGTTCACGTTCCAGTACTCGCCGCGCCCCGGCACCCCCGCGGCCGACCTGCCCGACCAGCTGCCGAAGGCCGTCGTGCAGGAGCGCTACGAGCGCCTGGTCGCGCTGCAGGACCGGATCGCGCTCGAGGAGATGCAGGCCCAGGTCGGCCGCACCGTCGAGGTGCTGCTGGCCGAGGGCGAGGGGCGCAAGGACGGCGAGACCCGGCGCCTGTCCGGTCGCGCCGCCGACAACCGCCTCGTGCACCTCGCCGTGCCGGACGGCCTGGACCCCGCCGACGCGCCCCGGCCCGGCGACCTGGTGACGGTCGACATCACCCGGGCGGCGCCCCACCACCTGGAGGCGGACTCCGGGGCGCTCGGTGGCACGTTCGCGGTGCGCCGAACCCGCGCGGGCGACGCGTGGGAGCGTCGCGCGCAGGGCGGGGACGACCACGCGCACGGCGGTGCGGGTGACGCGTGCGGCACCGGGGCGGGCTCGGGCGGACCGGCGGCGCCGGTGCTGCTGGGCCTGCCGACGGTCGGCACCGGACCGCGCTGAGGCGCGCTGAGCCGCGCGGGGGACGACCCCTGCGCGGGTGCCGCACGGCGTCGCTCCGGTACTGCGCGCGGTGTCAGACCTGCGGCGGCAGCAGCGTCTCGAACGACGCGAACGCCTGCACCCCGGTGCCGAGGCCGCACGACACGAGCTGGTCGAGCTGCTCGTCCGTGACGCCGTGCTCCAGGTCGGTCGACACCTCGCTGTACACCGCGACCTGGCCCTCTTCTTCGCGGAGGTAGAGCTTCGGCCAGATGCGCTCGCGGTTCCAGTCGTTCAGGGCGAGCGCGACGGCCCGCCGGCCGTCCACCGGGAGCTGGCGGTGCCACCGGCCCCGGACCTGCAGGATCTCCTCGTGCTCGCCGAGCAGCAGGAACCAGAACCGCGAGTCGTTCCAGACGCCGGTCAGGTCGCCGTCCTCGTCCACGCGGAAGTGGTAGCCCCGCGCGGACAGCGCCGCCGCGACGCGGTCGCGGGTGAGCGGCGTGGGCCGGGCCTGCGGGGCGACCCGCCGCTCACCGGTGCCCTGCGGCGTGCGCGGCGCGAGGACGCGGGAGAGCCACCCCGGCGTGCGCGCCGTCACGGTGCCGCCGCCGCGGGGTCCGGGTACAGCTCGTCGATCGCGTCGAAGAACGTGCTGGACGTCGAGACGCCGCAGAACAGCAGCTGGCTGAGCTGCTCGTCGGTCGCGCCGTGCTCGAGGTCGGTGGAGACCTCCGCGACGACGTGGACCATGCCGTTGTCGCGGACCCGCACGTACGCCTTCGGCCAGATCCGCTCGGCGTTCCACTCGGTGCAGGCGTCGAGCACCTCCTCGAGGCGCTCGATCGCGATCTCCCGGTTCCACTGCCCGCGGACCTGGAGGATCTCCTGCTGGTCGCCGAACAGGAAGAAGTAGAACAGCCGTCCCCGCCACAGGCCGCCGAGGTCGCCGTCGTTGTCGACGAAGTAGTGGAAGTCGTGCTCCTCGAACCACCGCTGCACCCGCTCGGGCGTCAGCGGCGTGGGCCGGCCGTCGTCGACGGTGACCGCGGCACCAGCCCCCGCCGGGCGCCCGCCGCGACCTGCCACGGGCGCACCGGGACGCCCCCCGGGCTGCGGCGCAGGACCCGGCCGGTCCGGGTCGCGGCGCGACCGGCGATTCCGGAACAGACCCATGCCGGAAACCCTACCCGGGGCCGCCGACGACGCCAGGGATCGCACCCGCGGGCGTGGGCGGGCCGCCGCACGCCGCGGCGAGTGGGCTTAGGCTCGATCGGGCAGGGGCGGCGCGGCCACCACCTGCACCGACGCCAAGCAGCGGCGCCGACGGGCGCCGCACGAGACTGAGGACGGACATGGGGTTCTTCACCAAGCCGGAGGCCACGGGTTCGGCGCCCGCCACCGAGGCGCTGACGCACGACCGGATCACGGCCGTGCTGGACGCCCGGGACATGCGCTACGGGGTCGACGACGACGGCGACATCGGCGGCTACTGGGACGGGCACCTGTTCTACTTCTTCCGCCTCGGGGGCCAGCAGGAGTACCTGCAGGTCCGCGGCCGCTGGAACCGGAAGGTCTCCGTCGACGAGTACGCGCGCGTCGTCGACCTCGTCAACAGCTGGAACTCCGAGAAGCTCTGGCCGAAGGGCTACGTCCGCCCCGAGGGCGAGGTCGTCGGCGTCTACGCCGAGCACACCGTCGACTACGAGCACGGGCTGACGGACGAGCAGCTCGACCTGCACCTCGCGTGCGGCATCACCACCGCCCTGAGCCTGTTCGAGCACCTCGACGAGCAGTTCCCGGAGCAGGCCGCCACGGCGAAGGCGGAGCTCGAGGCGGAGTGACCGTGCCGCTCGAGCCCACCACCGGCCGGGCGTTCCAGGTCGACCTCCACGGCGTCGTCGACCTGCTCGCCCGGCACCTGTACTCCGGCCCCCGCGTGTACGTGCGCGAGCTGCTGCAGAACGGCGTCGACGCCATCACGGCGCGGCGTGCGGTGGACCCGGCGTGCCCGGCGACCGTGCGGCTGCGGCCGCTGGCGGACGGGTCGCTGGCGGTGGTGGACTCGGGCGTCGGCCTGACCCGCGCGGAGGCCGAGGAGCTGCTGGCGACCGTCGGCCGGTCGTCCAAGCGGGACCTCGACCTCGGGCTGGGCCGGGAGGAGTTCCTGGGGCAGTTCGGCATCGGCCTGCTGTCCGCGTTCATGGTCGCCGACGAGATCGAGCTGGTGTCGCGGTCCGCCCGGGACCCGGGTGCCGCCGCGATCCGCTGGCTCGGGCGCGCGGACGGCTCGTACGACCTGGCGGAGCTGCCCGCGGCGGACCTGCCGCCCGGGAGCACGGTGCTGCTGCGGCCGCGCCGGGACCTCGAGCACTGGCTCGCGGGGGAGACCGTGGCGGCGCTCGCGGCGGAGTTCGGGTCGCTGCTGCCCGTGGACGTGGCGGTGGAGGTGCCGCTCGGCGGGCCCGGCACGACGGGCGCGGGCGGCGCGGTCGGGGCGGGCGCGGTCGACGGTGACCCCGCCACCCGCACGCGGGTGCTCGCGGACGGCGGGGCGCGACCCGGGCACGCGTGGCGCCGTGTCACCGTCCCCGACCTGCCGTGGGCGCGGACGCACGCCGACGACGCCGCGCGCACCCGCGCGCTGGAGCGGTACTGCGAGCAGACCTTCGGCTTCACGCCGCTGGCGCACCTCGACCTGGAGGTGCCCCTCGCGGGGGTCACCGGCGTCGCGTTCGTGCTGCCGGCCGCGGTGCCGCCGGGCGGTGGCGGCACGCACCGCGTCTCCGTGAAGCGGATGCTGCTGGGCGCGCGCGTGGAGGGGCTGCTGCCCGAGTGGGCGTTCTTCGTGCGCTGCGCGATCGACGCCTCCGCGCTGCGGCCCACCGCGTCGCGCGAGCAGCTCTACACCGACGAGGTGCTGCTCGCGACGCAGGAGGCGCTCGCCGGGCAGGTCCGGGACTGGACCCTGCGCACGCTCGAGTCGGGGACGGCGCTCGCGCGGCAGTTCGTCGCCACGCACCACCTGGCGGTGCGGTCGCTCGCGCTCACGGACGACACGATGCTCGACCTCGCGGCGCGGATCCTGCCCTACGAGACGACGGACGGGACGCTGACCCTGGCCGAGGTCGCGCAGGAGCACGGCCGGGTCGTGTTCGCCCCGACGCTGGAGGACTACCGGCGGATCGCCCCCGTCGCGCGGGCGCAGGGCGTGGCGGTCGTGAACGCCGGCTACGTCTACGACGCCGACCTGCTGGCACGGCTCTCCGGGCGCAACCGCCTCGGCGTCGAGGTGCGCCCCCTCGGGGCGGGTGACATCGCCCAGGTGCTCGCCGCGCCGGCGCCGGAGCGGGAGCTGGAGACGCTCGACGCCGTGCGCGCGGCGGGCGCGGTGCTGCGCCCCCAGGACTGCGACGTCCTGCTGCGCACGTTCGAGCCGGCGGACCTGCCGGCCGTGCTCCTGCACGACCGGGACGGCGACCACCAGCGCGACCTGCACGCGGCGATGGCCGAGGCCGACGACGTGTGGAGCGACGTGCTCGCCGGGTTCGCCGAGCCCGCGCCCGCCCGCCGGCTCGTGCTCAACGACGCGAGCCCGGTGGTCCGGGACCTGCTGGCGGCCCCGCCCGGCGAGGTCGCGGCGGCCGGGGTCCGGTCGCTGTACGTCTCGGCGCTGCTGCTGGCCGGCGAGCCGCTGCGCGCCCGGGAGTCCGAGCTCATGACCGGGTCCCTGGCGGTGCTGCTGCGCGCCGGGCTCGGCGGCGCGGCCGGCCGGGGGACCGACGTCCCCGGCCGGGACCACCGGGACCACCGGGACGACCAGGACGCCGGGGGACCGGCAGGACAGGAGCGCGCGTGACCCGCACGCTGGACGACGCCAACCGCGAGATCACCCGGGTGCGGCAGATGCCGTACGGGCTCGCCCGGACGCAGGCCGCCGAGCGGCAGGTGCGGCTGGTCGACGCCGAGGGCCCGGACGCCGCCCGGGCGTACGCGCTGAGCACGCTCGTCGAGGCCTACCAGTGGGGCGGGGAGGTGGACCGGTCGTTCGTCGCGTTCGCCCGGCTGCTGCGCTGGTGGGACGAGCACCCGGAGCACTTCGACGCGCAGGACCGGCACGCGCTGTTCTGGTCGTTCAAGTGGATGGTCAGCGCGCTCGCGGACTTCCCGACGGTGCCCGCCGAGCAGATCGACCGGACGCTCGCCGACATGGAGCGTCGCTACGCGCTCGCCGGCAACGGCATGGACGCCGTCGCGTACGAGCGGTTCGCGTGGGCGCGCCAGCGGGGCGCCGCCGACGCGGAGGCGGCGTACCAGGCGTGGGTCGCCACGCCGCGGGACGACTGGTCCCAGTGCGAGGCGTGCGACCCCGGCGACCGCGCGGCGTGGCTGCTCGCGACGGACCGGGTCCCCGAGGGCATCCGCCTGATCGAGCAGACGCTCGCGCAGGACCCGTCGTGCGCGTCCGAGCCGGCCGACATGCTGTCGTACCTCGCGGAGGCCTACCTGGACACGGGCCGCCCCCGCGACGCCGCCCGGGCCCACCGGCGGGCCGTCGCCGCGCTGGCCGAGGCGGAGTCCGACATGGTCGGCGCCCGCGGCCGGCGCATCCGGCTGCTCGCCCGCGGCGGGCAGGCCGAGCGGACGCTGCGCGCGATCGAGGCGGACCAGCAGTACCTGACCGGCGGGGACACCCCGTACTCGCGCCTGGCGTTCTCGCGCCTCGTCGGGGCGGCGACCCACGTGCTGCGCCCGGAGCACGGCGACCACCCGCTGCGTCTGGACCGGGTCCCGGCCGCGACCGTCGCCGAGCTCGACGACTGGCTGCGCGCTCAGGCGGCGGAGCTCGCCGCGCGGTTCGACGCCCGCAACGGGACGCCGTCGGAGTCCGAGGCGGTCGAACGGGCGTGGCGGACCGAGCCCGCCGACGACGTGCTGGACCTCGACGTGCTGCCGCGCGGGCTCGGGAGCGCCGGTGCCACGGGGGCCGGTGCCGCGGGCGCCGGGTCACCGGCCGGCGCACCGGCGGGTGACCCGGACCCCGCACCCGTGGACGAGGTCGGCGCGCACGGCGCGGGTCGGGGGACGCACGCGCAGCACGCCGCCCCCGACGCGCTCGTCGCGGAGGCCGAGCGCCTCGTCGCGGCGGGAGACCCGGAGGCGGCCGCCGCCGCGTACCTCGACGCCGCCGTCGCGGCCGAGCACGCGGGGCTGCTCGCGGACTCCGGCTTCGCCTACGCCGAGGCCGCGCACTGCGCCCAGGTGCTCGGCGACGACGACGGGGCGTCGGCGGGCTACGCCGCGGCGATCCCGCGCCTGCGCGCCGGGGGCCTGCCGCCCGCGGCGCTCGCCCCGGTGGTCGTGCAGTGGGCGCGCGCGGCCGCCGCCACCGGCGACGCCGCCGCCGTGCTGAGCGAGACGGACGACCTGACCGCGGCTCTCGCCGCGCGCCTGGACGCACCGCCCTCCGCGGACGAGGACCGCGCGGAGGCCCTGGTCGCGCGGGAGCAGGCGGCCGACCGCCGCGCCGCGGCCGACCTGGAGGACGCCGCCGCCCGGCTGCTGGCCACGCTCGGCGGCGACGGCCGCGCGCAGGACGCCGCGGCACGTGCGCAGCGGGCCGCCGAGGCGTACGCCGCGCTCGGTGCGCCTGCCGACGCCGCGCACGCCTTCTGGCTGGCCGGTCGCCTGCACGACGGGCTCGGCCGCGTCGACGAGGCCGTGTGGCACCTGGAGTCCGCCGTCGAGGGCTTCACCGCCGCCCGGCAGCGGGGCCCGCGGGGCGAGGCCGCGAACGACCTGGTCGACGTGCTGCGCCGCTCCGGGCAGGACGCCCGGGCCGACGAGCTCGCGCGCTCGCTGACGTCCTGAGCCGGGGCCGCGCGGACGCCGGGCGGCGGGATACGGTCGGGGGGTGCGACCGGCCGTGGTGTTCCTGCCCGACACGGCGCTGCTCGTCCCCGGCGCGGCCGGCCGGGAGGACCCCGCGTCCGCGCTGCGCGAGGAGGCGCTCGCGCTGCTCGGCGCGGCGGTTCCCGGCCTGACGCCTGACGTGCCCGCCGATCCGGCCGCCGGCGTGCCCGCCGATCCGGCGACCGGCGTACCGGCCGGGCGGGCTGCCGGCGTGCCGGCCGGGCGGGCCGCGTCCGCCCCGGTGCTCGTCGTCGCACCGGGGCACGCGCACCGGA
This is a stretch of genomic DNA from Cellulomonas sp. ES6. It encodes these proteins:
- the miaB gene encoding tRNA (N6-isopentenyl adenosine(37)-C2)-methylthiotransferase MiaB, producing the protein MSTTTTPPAATGLADLAVPTAGAAPRTYLVKTLGCQMNVHDSEHMAGMLEQAGYVAASPEAAAAEDADVIVINTCAVRENAADRLYGNLGRLAGAKRTRPGGMQIAVGGCLAQKDRSGIVERAPWVDVVFGTHNLDVLPVLLERARHNRAAEVEIEESLKVFPSTLPTRRESVYAGWVSISVGCNNTCTFCIVPHLRGKERDRRPGEVLAEVSALVEQGAIEVTLLGQNVNSYGVEFGDRGAFAKLLRAAGATPGLERLRFTSPHPAAFTDDVIAAMAETPAVMPSLHMPLQSGSDRILRAMRRSYRSEKFLGILDRVRERMPHAAITTDIIVGFPGETEEDFAETLRVVEASRFSSAFTFQYSPRPGTPAADLPDQLPKAVVQERYERLVALQDRIALEEMQAQVGRTVEVLLAEGEGRKDGETRRLSGRAADNRLVHLAVPDGLDPADAPRPGDLVTVDITRAAPHHLEADSGALGGTFAVRRTRAGDAWERRAQGGDDHAHGGAGDACGTGAGSGGPAAPVLLGLPTVGTGPR
- a CDS encoding YbjN domain-containing protein, with translation MTARTPGWLSRVLAPRTPQGTGERRVAPQARPTPLTRDRVAAALSARGYHFRVDEDGDLTGVWNDSRFWFLLLGEHEEILQVRGRWHRQLPVDGRRAVALALNDWNRERIWPKLYLREEEGQVAVYSEVSTDLEHGVTDEQLDQLVSCGLGTGVQAFASFETLLPPQV
- a CDS encoding YbjN domain-containing protein, with protein sequence MAGRGGRPAGAGAAVTVDDGRPTPLTPERVQRWFEEHDFHYFVDNDGDLGGLWRGRLFYFFLFGDQQEILQVRGQWNREIAIERLEEVLDACTEWNAERIWPKAYVRVRDNGMVHVVAEVSTDLEHGATDEQLSQLLFCGVSTSSTFFDAIDELYPDPAAAAP
- a CDS encoding YbjN domain-containing protein; protein product: MGFFTKPEATGSAPATEALTHDRITAVLDARDMRYGVDDDGDIGGYWDGHLFYFFRLGGQQEYLQVRGRWNRKVSVDEYARVVDLVNSWNSEKLWPKGYVRPEGEVVGVYAEHTVDYEHGLTDEQLDLHLACGITTALSLFEHLDEQFPEQAATAKAELEAE
- a CDS encoding ATP-binding protein, whose translation is MPLEPTTGRAFQVDLHGVVDLLARHLYSGPRVYVRELLQNGVDAITARRAVDPACPATVRLRPLADGSLAVVDSGVGLTRAEAEELLATVGRSSKRDLDLGLGREEFLGQFGIGLLSAFMVADEIELVSRSARDPGAAAIRWLGRADGSYDLAELPAADLPPGSTVLLRPRRDLEHWLAGETVAALAAEFGSLLPVDVAVEVPLGGPGTTGAGGAVGAGAVDGDPATRTRVLADGGARPGHAWRRVTVPDLPWARTHADDAARTRALERYCEQTFGFTPLAHLDLEVPLAGVTGVAFVLPAAVPPGGGGTHRVSVKRMLLGARVEGLLPEWAFFVRCAIDASALRPTASREQLYTDEVLLATQEALAGQVRDWTLRTLESGTALARQFVATHHLAVRSLALTDDTMLDLAARILPYETTDGTLTLAEVAQEHGRVVFAPTLEDYRRIAPVARAQGVAVVNAGYVYDADLLARLSGRNRLGVEVRPLGAGDIAQVLAAPAPERELETLDAVRAAGAVLRPQDCDVLLRTFEPADLPAVLLHDRDGDHQRDLHAAMAEADDVWSDVLAGFAEPAPARRLVLNDASPVVRDLLAAPPGEVAAAGVRSLYVSALLLAGEPLRARESELMTGSLAVLLRAGLGGAAGRGTDVPGRDHRDHRDDQDAGGPAGQERA